A portion of the Pseudomonas sp. PSE14 genome contains these proteins:
- a CDS encoding MFS transporter yields MSQSSTASSPWSPLRQTTFRWLWLASIASNIGTWMHEVGAGWLMTSLSASPLNVALVQVAGSLPMFFLALPAGALADIVDKRRYLLGVQLWMAAVATLLAALTLLGLTTVWLLLGLTLCMGIGTALMMPAWSATTPELVDKGELPAAVALSSVGVNLARAVGPAIAGVLVSLVGPWLTFALNALSFFAVIGVLWAWKRETRPSVLPAERLLGALRAGWRYSRSSRPLQAVLVRALAFFLGASAGMSLLPLIVRGELHGSAMDFGLLLGSVGVGAVLGAAFLPALRERLGSDRLVVLSSAVYALVLIALALLRNLYLLVPVMLLSGAAWIAVLSSLQVAAQTSVPAWVRARALAVYILVFFGSMAAGGTLWGFVASRASITLALLCASAVLLAGLLASLRFRLPVTEAEDLAPSLHWPAPILVEGVDQERGPVLITLEYDIDPAKADAFQQAMKDVRGMRRRNGAISWELVQDSENPRHWLEFFIDESWLEHLRHHQRVTRGELKIEAAARQFQTQGVDIRIRHYLKSA; encoded by the coding sequence ATGTCCCAATCCTCGACCGCCTCGTCTCCCTGGAGCCCGCTGCGCCAGACCACCTTCCGCTGGCTGTGGCTGGCCAGCATCGCCTCGAACATCGGCACCTGGATGCACGAAGTGGGCGCCGGCTGGCTGATGACGTCACTGTCGGCCAGCCCCCTGAACGTGGCCCTGGTGCAGGTGGCCGGCTCCCTGCCGATGTTCTTCCTCGCGCTGCCGGCCGGCGCCCTGGCCGATATCGTCGACAAACGCCGCTACCTGCTGGGCGTGCAACTGTGGATGGCGGCGGTCGCCACGCTGCTGGCCGCACTCACCCTGCTCGGCCTGACCACGGTCTGGCTGCTGCTGGGATTGACCCTGTGCATGGGCATCGGCACCGCGTTGATGATGCCGGCCTGGAGCGCGACGACTCCCGAGTTGGTGGACAAGGGCGAACTACCGGCGGCGGTGGCGCTGTCCAGCGTCGGGGTCAACCTGGCGCGGGCGGTCGGCCCGGCCATCGCGGGTGTGCTGGTCAGCCTCGTCGGTCCCTGGCTGACCTTCGCCCTGAATGCCCTGTCGTTCTTCGCGGTGATCGGCGTGCTTTGGGCCTGGAAGCGCGAAACCAGGCCTTCGGTGCTGCCGGCCGAACGTCTGCTCGGCGCGCTGCGCGCCGGCTGGCGCTACAGCCGAAGTTCCCGCCCCTTGCAGGCGGTGCTGGTGCGCGCGCTGGCGTTCTTCCTCGGCGCCAGTGCCGGCATGTCGCTGCTGCCGTTGATCGTCCGCGGCGAGCTGCACGGCAGCGCCATGGACTTCGGCCTGCTGCTGGGCAGCGTCGGCGTTGGCGCGGTACTGGGCGCAGCGTTCCTGCCGGCCTTGCGCGAGCGCCTGGGCAGCGACCGCCTGGTGGTGCTCTCCAGCGCAGTCTACGCGCTGGTGCTGATCGCCCTGGCACTGCTGCGCAACCTGTACCTGCTGGTGCCGGTGATGCTGCTCAGCGGCGCGGCGTGGATCGCCGTGCTCTCCAGCCTGCAGGTGGCGGCCCAGACCTCGGTGCCGGCGTGGGTCCGGGCACGGGCGCTGGCCGTGTACATCCTGGTGTTCTTCGGCAGCATGGCCGCCGGCGGCACCCTGTGGGGCTTCGTCGCCAGCCGCGCCTCGATCACCCTCGCGCTGCTGTGCGCCAGCGCGGTGCTGCTGGCGGGGCTGCTCGCCAGCCTGCGCTTCCGCCTGCCCGTCACCGAGGCGGAAGACCTGGCGCCGTCGCTACACTGGCCGGCGCCGATCCTCGTCGAAGGCGTGGACCAGGAGCGCGGCCCGGTGCTGATCACCCTGGAATACGACATCGATCCGGCCAAGGCCGACGCCTTCCAGCAGGCGATGAAGGATGTGCGCGGCATGCGCCGGCGCAACGGGGCGATTTCCTGGGAACTGGTGCAGGACAGCGAGAACCCGCGCCATTGGCTGGAATTCTTCATTGATGAGTCCTGGCTGGAGCACCTGCGCCACCACCAGCGGGTCACCCGCGGCGAACTGAAGATCGAAGCGGCAGCGCGCCAGTTCCAGACCCAGGGCGTGGACATCCGCATCCGGCATTACCTCAAGAGCGCCTGA
- a CDS encoding LysR family transcriptional regulator, with protein sequence MDSFAALNAFITTVEAGGFASAGRQMGLATSSVTRQVDALEQHLGTRLLNRSTRRVTLTAAGETYYEHAVRLLADLESANLEVSEAEGPPRGQLRVSLPVAFGQLHIAPGLSDFAERYPGITLDLVLSDEMADLVEQRLDLAVRLGNVDSPHVVARRMAPHRRLLCASPDYLQRHGSPRTPAELAQHACLTFAYARGSRLWHFCGHSEESVRVSGPLRANSSQVLRQAALDGMGLILMPSWLLGEDIEAGRLQVLLPEWRAGVNGEDSGVYAVYLPNRRNSKKVRAFVDFFTERFGDPPYWDHSAP encoded by the coding sequence ATGGACAGTTTCGCGGCACTCAACGCGTTCATCACCACCGTGGAAGCTGGCGGATTCGCCTCCGCCGGGCGGCAGATGGGCCTGGCGACCTCCTCGGTCACCCGCCAGGTGGATGCTCTGGAGCAGCACCTGGGAACACGCCTGCTCAATCGCTCGACCCGGCGGGTCACGCTGACCGCGGCCGGGGAAACCTACTACGAGCACGCCGTGCGTCTGCTGGCGGACCTGGAGAGCGCCAACCTGGAAGTCAGCGAGGCGGAGGGCCCGCCACGCGGTCAGTTGCGCGTCAGCCTGCCGGTCGCCTTCGGGCAGCTGCACATCGCCCCCGGGCTTTCGGACTTCGCCGAGCGTTACCCCGGCATCACCCTGGACCTGGTGCTGTCCGACGAGATGGCGGACCTGGTGGAGCAACGCCTCGACCTCGCCGTTCGCCTGGGCAACGTCGACTCGCCCCACGTGGTTGCCCGCCGCATGGCGCCGCACCGCCGCCTGCTCTGCGCCAGCCCGGACTACCTGCAGCGCCACGGCAGCCCACGCACCCCGGCCGAGCTCGCCCAGCATGCGTGCCTGACCTTCGCCTATGCCCGGGGCAGCCGCCTATGGCACTTCTGCGGACACAGCGAGGAAAGCGTGCGGGTCAGTGGACCGCTGCGCGCCAACAGCTCACAGGTACTGCGCCAGGCGGCGCTGGATGGCATGGGGCTGATCCTGATGCCCAGCTGGCTGCTGGGCGAGGACATCGAGGCCGGCCGGTTGCAGGTCCTGCTGCCGGAATGGCGGGCGGGCGTGAACGGCGAGGACAGCGGCGTGTATGCCGTCTACCTGCCGAACCGACGCAATTCGAAGAAGGTCCGGGCATTCGTCGACTTCTTCACCGAACGCTTCGGCGATCCACCGTACTGGGACCATTCAGCGCCATGA
- a CDS encoding alkene reductase, giving the protein MTQNLFQPIAVGPFDLPHRVVMAPLTRSRAGQPGDVPTGLNIEYYRQRASAALIITEATQISRQGQGYAWTPGIYSQAQVDAWRQVADAVHDADGLIFMQLWHVGRVSHPSFQPDGALPVAPSALPVPGRTFIVDANGEGTWGEIPVPQELTIQGIQAIVEDYRQAARKALQAGMDGVEIHAGNGYLIDQFINSQSNQRQDAYGGDYRNRARLLLEVVEAVVEEVGAERVGVRLTPMGRFMGMGDDTPEATFGYIVEALNRYGLAYLHLVEPMMVGTVKDEQVDPRWDLIIGQLREAWSGVLILAGGYDAQTAETALANGRADLIAFGRPFIANPDLPRRLREGLPLNLPDAASFFGGDHRGYTDYPLHG; this is encoded by the coding sequence ATGACTCAGAACCTTTTCCAGCCCATTGCCGTAGGTCCTTTCGACTTGCCCCACCGCGTGGTCATGGCACCGCTCACCCGCTCGCGGGCCGGCCAGCCAGGCGACGTCCCCACGGGCCTGAACATCGAGTACTACCGCCAGCGCGCCAGTGCCGCACTGATCATCACCGAGGCGACGCAGATTTCCCGCCAGGGCCAGGGCTATGCCTGGACTCCGGGCATCTACAGCCAGGCGCAGGTCGACGCCTGGCGCCAGGTCGCCGATGCCGTGCACGATGCCGACGGGCTGATCTTCATGCAGCTCTGGCACGTGGGCCGCGTTTCACACCCCAGCTTCCAGCCGGACGGCGCCTTGCCGGTGGCGCCCAGCGCCTTGCCGGTGCCGGGCAGGACCTTCATCGTCGATGCGAACGGCGAGGGCACCTGGGGTGAGATCCCGGTGCCCCAGGAACTGACGATCCAGGGCATCCAGGCCATCGTCGAGGATTACCGCCAGGCCGCCCGCAAGGCCCTGCAGGCCGGCATGGACGGGGTGGAGATCCACGCCGGGAATGGTTACCTGATCGACCAGTTCATCAATAGCCAGAGCAACCAGCGACAGGACGCCTACGGCGGCGACTACCGCAACCGCGCCCGGCTGCTGCTGGAGGTGGTCGAAGCGGTGGTCGAGGAGGTCGGGGCCGAGCGTGTCGGTGTGCGCCTCACACCCATGGGACGCTTCATGGGCATGGGCGACGACACCCCGGAGGCCACCTTCGGCTACATCGTCGAAGCGCTGAACCGCTACGGGCTGGCCTACCTGCACCTGGTCGAACCGATGATGGTCGGCACCGTGAAGGACGAGCAGGTCGACCCGCGCTGGGATCTCATCATCGGCCAACTTCGCGAGGCCTGGAGTGGCGTGCTGATCCTGGCCGGCGGGTACGACGCACAGACCGCGGAGACTGCGCTGGCCAATGGCCGGGCGGACCTGATCGCCTTCGGCCGGCCCTTCATCGCCAACCCAGACCTGCCGCGCCGGCTGCGCGAGGGGCTGCCGCTCAACCTGCCCGATGCCGCCAGCTTCTTCGGCGGCGACCATCGCGGCTACACCGACTACCCATTGCACGGCTGA
- a CDS encoding FAD binding domain-containing protein, with product MSDTQATSQTPRRALVIGGSLAGLFVGNLLRRIGWSVDIFERSAHDLDSRGGGIVLQPEVVAAIRVAGIDASHLDLGVPSVHRTVLRPDGSIRSKHHSPQMQTSWSLIYTTLRNAFGDEHYHRGQALVSIEQPDAGQVIAHFADGHQERADLLIGADGGNSAVRAQFWPDAEPTYAGYVAWRGLLPENDVPAIARDVLLGDFGFANNQQSHILGYLVPGEGNDTRPGHRFYNWVWYRVVDAAVLPDVMTDADGRHRGYSVPEGQLAPAWREHLYRDADALLPPAFRATVRATPEPFVQAIRDLAVPHMVDHRVVLIGDAAAIPRPHTAASTSKAASNALALMNALARYPNDPDRALALWEGPQLALGRSLYDYGREIGDHLLFHRLPAHPAA from the coding sequence ATGTCTGACACCCAAGCAACCTCGCAAACCCCACGCCGCGCACTGGTCATCGGCGGCTCCCTGGCCGGCCTGTTCGTCGGCAACCTGCTGCGGCGCATCGGCTGGAGCGTGGACATCTTCGAGCGCTCCGCCCATGACCTGGACAGCCGTGGCGGCGGAATCGTGCTGCAACCCGAAGTGGTGGCGGCGATCCGCGTCGCCGGCATCGACGCCAGCCACCTGGACCTCGGCGTGCCCTCGGTGCACCGCACCGTGCTGCGGCCCGACGGTTCGATCCGCAGCAAGCACCATTCCCCGCAGATGCAGACGTCCTGGTCGCTGATCTACACCACCTTGCGCAATGCCTTTGGCGACGAGCACTACCACCGTGGCCAGGCGCTGGTGAGTATCGAGCAGCCGGACGCCGGGCAGGTGATCGCGCATTTCGCCGACGGACACCAGGAGCGCGCCGACCTGCTGATCGGCGCGGACGGCGGCAACTCGGCGGTGCGTGCCCAGTTCTGGCCGGACGCCGAGCCGACCTATGCCGGCTACGTCGCCTGGCGCGGACTGCTGCCGGAGAACGACGTACCCGCCATCGCCCGCGACGTGCTGCTGGGTGACTTCGGTTTCGCCAACAACCAGCAGTCGCACATCCTGGGCTACCTCGTGCCCGGCGAGGGCAACGACACCCGGCCGGGGCACCGCTTCTACAACTGGGTCTGGTACCGCGTCGTCGATGCTGCGGTCCTGCCGGACGTAATGACCGATGCCGATGGCCGCCATCGGGGCTATTCGGTGCCCGAAGGCCAGCTCGCGCCGGCCTGGCGCGAACACCTCTACCGCGATGCCGATGCGTTGCTGCCGCCAGCCTTCCGCGCGACGGTCCGGGCCACGCCGGAGCCTTTCGTCCAGGCCATTCGCGACCTCGCCGTGCCGCACATGGTGGACCACCGCGTGGTGTTGATCGGCGATGCCGCCGCGATACCCCGGCCACACACCGCCGCCAGTACCTCGAAGGCCGCCAGCAACGCGCTGGCCCTGATGAACGCCCTGGCGCGCTACCCGAACGATCCCGATCGCGCGCTCGCACTCTGGGAAGGCCCGCAGCTCGCGCTGGGCCGCAGCCTCTACGACTACGGCCGGGAGATCGGCGATCACCTGTTGTTCCACCGTTTGCCGGCGCATCCGGCTGCCTGA
- a CDS encoding acyl-CoA dehydrogenase, giving the protein MDFKLTEEQQMLQDTAARLVRDAYGFEQREAYRRGELGFSADFWRQLGELGLTGVSLPEAYGGFGGGVDSMLVHTELGRGLCLEPYLQSVVFAGGLLDQLGSDAQKDQLLTQVASGELQLAVAFEEPQSHYELNTVATRAEPVNGGWRLSGRKVAVIGGHSAGLILVSARVAGGEHDQQGIGLFLLDPAEAGVKRRVYPTADGFKACELFLDGAFVSAEHVLGEPGQAFDALRYQQGRAIAAQCAEAVGAMEATCELTLEYLKTRKQFGVTIGSFQVLQHRMVDMRAELDQASSMAILAACVADQPDSAERSRALAAAKYIVTRAGRFIAEQCIQLHGGIGLTDEYLGSHYAKHLVMISHQFGDDDHHLQTFVHLMDVA; this is encoded by the coding sequence ATGGACTTCAAACTCACTGAAGAGCAGCAGATGCTGCAAGACACGGCGGCGCGTCTGGTGCGTGATGCCTACGGATTCGAACAGCGCGAGGCCTATCGCCGTGGCGAGCTGGGCTTCAGCGCCGACTTCTGGCGCCAGCTCGGGGAGCTGGGCCTGACCGGCGTGTCCCTGCCCGAAGCCTACGGCGGTTTCGGCGGCGGCGTGGACAGCATGCTGGTGCACACCGAGCTGGGCCGTGGCCTGTGCCTGGAGCCCTACCTGCAGTCGGTGGTCTTTGCCGGCGGCCTGCTGGACCAACTCGGCAGCGACGCGCAGAAGGACCAGCTGCTCACTCAGGTTGCCAGTGGCGAGCTGCAGTTGGCGGTGGCCTTCGAGGAACCGCAGAGCCACTACGAACTGAACACCGTGGCGACCCGCGCCGAGCCGGTGAACGGCGGCTGGCGGCTGTCCGGGCGCAAGGTCGCGGTGATCGGCGGGCACAGCGCCGGGCTGATCCTGGTGTCCGCCCGCGTCGCCGGCGGCGAGCATGACCAGCAGGGCATCGGCCTGTTCCTCCTCGATCCGGCCGAAGCGGGCGTGAAGCGTCGCGTCTACCCGACCGCCGATGGCTTCAAGGCTTGCGAACTGTTCCTGGACGGTGCCTTCGTCTCCGCCGAGCACGTGCTGGGCGAGCCGGGGCAGGCTTTCGACGCGCTGCGTTACCAGCAGGGACGCGCCATCGCCGCCCAGTGCGCCGAGGCGGTGGGCGCCATGGAGGCGACCTGCGAGCTGACCCTGGAGTACCTGAAGACCCGCAAGCAGTTCGGTGTCACTATCGGCTCCTTCCAGGTGCTGCAACACCGCATGGTGGACATGCGCGCCGAACTTGACCAGGCCAGCAGCATGGCGATCCTCGCCGCCTGCGTCGCCGACCAGCCGGACAGCGCCGAACGCAGCCGCGCCCTGGCTGCCGCCAAGTACATCGTCACCCGCGCCGGACGCTTCATCGCCGAGCAATGCATCCAGCTGCACGGTGGCATCGGCCTGACCGACGAATACCTGGGTTCGCACTACGCCAAGCACCTGGTGATGATCAGCCACCAGTTCGGCGACGACGACCATCACCTGCAGACCTTCGTCCATTTGATGGATGTGGCCTGA
- a CDS encoding DsbA family protein, translating to MSTLHYLYDPFCAWCYGAAPMIDAARGVAGLAIQPHGVGMLSGDKARFMGADWRDFVRPHEERVTQLTGQPFGVAYTDGIQEREDVRLDSSVPIVAMLVAEELAGRGVELLERLHSAYFQEGREVADPQVAIELAAEIGLDRQAFAERFAAFTGDELKAHLRDSQGWMQRLQARGFPAFALEHDGRLEVLPVGHYLSHPERFKEKLQSLLA from the coding sequence ATGAGCACACTGCACTACCTCTACGATCCCTTCTGCGCCTGGTGCTATGGCGCGGCACCGATGATCGATGCCGCCCGCGGCGTGGCCGGCCTGGCCATCCAGCCCCATGGCGTGGGCATGCTGTCCGGCGACAAGGCCCGCTTCATGGGGGCCGACTGGCGCGACTTCGTCCGTCCTCATGAGGAACGGGTGACCCAACTGACCGGCCAGCCGTTCGGGGTGGCCTATACCGACGGTATCCAGGAGCGCGAGGACGTCCGTCTCGACTCCTCGGTGCCCATCGTCGCGATGCTGGTGGCCGAAGAGCTGGCCGGACGCGGCGTCGAACTGCTCGAACGGCTGCACAGCGCCTATTTCCAGGAAGGCCGCGAAGTTGCGGACCCGCAGGTGGCGATCGAGCTGGCAGCCGAGATCGGCCTGGATCGCCAGGCCTTCGCGGAGCGCTTCGCCGCCTTCACCGGCGACGAGCTGAAGGCGCACCTGCGCGACAGCCAGGGCTGGATGCAGCGCCTCCAGGCACGCGGCTTTCCGGCCTTCGCCCTGGAGCATGACGGTCGCCTGGAGGTGCTGCCGGTGGGGCATTACCTGTCCCACCCCGAGCGCTTCAAGGAAAAGTTGCAGAGCCTGCTGGCCTGA
- a CDS encoding DoxX family protein has product MPRSSTDWALLYLRVSGCLLLLWVHGLPKLLNFSHELTVIEDPFHLGPVPTLSLAIFAEVICPLPIMLGVLTRLACLPILSVLLVALVFVHPEWSVAEGQFAWLLLIIFVTLLIAGPGGLSLSGKISKERAVPAWLS; this is encoded by the coding sequence ATGCCCCGCTCCTCGACCGACTGGGCGCTGCTGTACCTGCGCGTGTCCGGCTGCCTGCTCCTGCTCTGGGTCCATGGCCTGCCCAAGCTGCTGAATTTCAGCCATGAGCTGACCGTCATCGAGGACCCGTTCCACCTGGGGCCCGTGCCGACGCTGAGCCTGGCGATCTTCGCCGAAGTGATCTGTCCCCTGCCGATCATGCTGGGCGTGCTGACCCGTCTCGCCTGCCTGCCGATCCTCAGCGTGCTGCTGGTGGCGCTGGTCTTCGTGCATCCGGAATGGAGCGTGGCCGAAGGGCAGTTCGCCTGGTTGCTGTTGATCATCTTCGTCACCCTGCTCATTGCCGGGCCCGGTGGACTCTCCCTGAGCGGCAAAATCTCCAAAGAGCGGGCGGTGCCTGCGTGGCTGTCCTGA
- a CDS encoding AraC family transcriptional regulator: MHKPTDARAAAHPATPPFSAGQYSILRNSHRNPDPNSILDIPCSDSFSVIVQLEDFASHRLWRGGRLSYKGGHVRESTSIAYLGDEVKCQHLAPYDNLRINLPRAPLEEALYEEGLSRRIALNCPPGTLDPVVYHLTQSLLPALTMPGQVNRLFVDQVMLALCTHISARYGNTADWPEPAKGLSDWQARRAKELIAHHLSDGLSVAELAQECALSRSYFTRAFKRSTGMTPHEWLLQMRVDKAKQLMLHTALNLSQIGLDCGFSDQSHFSRVFQRITGASPSRWRRSHRAGD, from the coding sequence ATGCACAAGCCCACCGACGCCCGTGCCGCAGCCCACCCGGCCACCCCGCCATTCAGCGCCGGCCAGTACTCGATCCTGCGCAACAGCCACCGCAACCCCGATCCGAACAGCATCCTGGACATCCCCTGCAGCGACAGTTTCTCGGTCATCGTCCAGCTCGAAGACTTCGCCTCCCACCGCCTGTGGCGTGGCGGGCGGCTGAGCTACAAGGGCGGCCACGTTCGTGAGAGCACCTCCATCGCCTACCTGGGCGACGAGGTGAAATGCCAGCACCTCGCGCCTTACGACAACCTGCGCATCAACCTGCCACGCGCCCCGCTGGAAGAGGCGCTCTACGAGGAAGGTCTCAGCCGGCGCATCGCCCTGAACTGCCCGCCCGGCACCCTGGACCCGGTCGTCTACCACCTCACCCAATCCCTGCTGCCCGCCCTGACGATGCCCGGCCAAGTGAACCGGCTGTTCGTCGACCAGGTCATGCTCGCGCTCTGTACGCACATCAGCGCCCGCTACGGGAATACGGCGGATTGGCCCGAGCCGGCCAAGGGGCTGTCCGACTGGCAGGCACGGCGCGCCAAGGAGCTGATCGCCCATCACCTGTCCGATGGCCTGTCGGTTGCCGAGCTGGCCCAGGAGTGCGCGCTCTCGCGCAGTTATTTCACCCGCGCCTTCAAGCGCAGCACCGGCATGACGCCCCATGAATGGCTGCTGCAAATGCGCGTGGACAAGGCCAAGCAGCTGATGTTGCACACGGCGCTGAACCTGTCGCAGATCGGTCTGGACTGCGGTTTCTCGGACCAATCGCACTTTTCCCGGGTATTCCAGAGGATCACCGGCGCGTCCCCGTCGAGATGGCGACGTTCCCATCGGGCCGGTGACTAG
- a CDS encoding electron transfer flavoprotein subunit beta/FixA family protein encodes MKVLVAVKRVVDYNVKVRVKADNSGVDLANVKMSMNPFCEIAVEEAVRLKEKGVATEIVAVSVGPTAAQEQLRTALALGADRAILVETNEELSSLAIAKSLKALVDKEQPQLVILGKQAIDSDNNQTGQMLAALSGYAQGTFASKVIVAGDKVNVTREIDGGLQTVALNLPAIVTTDLRLNEPRYASLPNIMKAKKKPLETLTPEALGISTASTVKTLKVEAPAARSAGIKVKSVAELVEKLKNEAKVI; translated from the coding sequence ATGAAAGTACTGGTCGCGGTAAAGCGCGTGGTCGATTACAACGTCAAGGTCCGCGTCAAGGCGGACAACTCCGGCGTCGATCTCGCCAACGTCAAGATGTCCATGAACCCCTTCTGCGAAATCGCCGTGGAAGAAGCCGTTCGCCTGAAAGAGAAAGGCGTCGCCACCGAGATCGTTGCGGTCTCCGTCGGCCCGACTGCCGCCCAGGAGCAACTGCGTACCGCGCTGGCTCTGGGTGCTGATCGCGCCATCCTCGTTGAAACCAACGAAGAACTGAGCTCCCTGGCTATCGCCAAGTCGCTGAAAGCCCTGGTCGACAAAGAGCAGCCGCAGCTGGTCATCCTCGGCAAGCAGGCCATCGACAGCGACAACAACCAGACCGGCCAGATGCTGGCTGCGCTGTCCGGCTACGCCCAGGGCACCTTCGCCTCCAAGGTCATCGTTGCTGGCGACAAGGTCAACGTCACCCGTGAAATCGACGGCGGCCTGCAGACCGTTGCCCTGAACCTGCCGGCGATCGTCACCACCGACCTGCGCCTGAACGAGCCGCGCTATGCGTCGCTGCCGAACATCATGAAGGCGAAGAAGAAGCCGCTGGAAACCCTTACGCCCGAGGCATTGGGCATCTCCACGGCCTCGACGGTGAAGACGCTCAAGGTCGAAGCGCCTGCTGCACGCAGCGCCGGCATCAAGGTGAAATCGGTGGCCGAACTGGTCGAGAAACTGAAGAACGAAGCGAAGGTGATCTGA
- a CDS encoding FAD-binding protein: protein MAVLVVAEHSNGALASATLNTVSAAQKIGGDIAILVAGQNVGGVAETAAKIAGVSKVLVADNAAYAHQLPENVAPLLASIARDFSHVLAPATTNGKNFLPRVAALLDVDQISEIIEVVSADTFKRPIYAGNAIATVQSSAAVKVITVRGTGFDAAAAEGGSAAVEAVSGPADAGKSAFVGEELAKSDRPELTAAKIVVSGGRGMGNGDNFKILYALADKLGAAVGASRAAVDAGFVPNDMQVGQTGKIVAPQLYIAVGISGAIQHLAGMKDSKVIVAINKDEEAPIFQVADYGLVGDLFEAVPSLEAAV from the coding sequence ATGGCTGTCCTGGTTGTTGCAGAACATTCGAATGGCGCGCTGGCCTCGGCGACGCTGAACACCGTTAGCGCCGCGCAGAAGATCGGTGGCGATATCGCCATCCTGGTCGCTGGCCAGAACGTCGGTGGCGTGGCCGAAACCGCTGCCAAGATCGCTGGTGTTTCCAAGGTGCTGGTCGCCGACAACGCTGCCTACGCTCACCAGCTGCCGGAGAACGTTGCTCCGCTGCTGGCGTCCATCGCCCGCGATTTCAGCCATGTGCTGGCCCCGGCGACCACCAATGGCAAGAACTTCCTGCCGCGCGTCGCCGCCCTGCTGGACGTCGACCAGATCTCCGAGATCATCGAAGTGGTCAGCGCCGACACCTTCAAGCGCCCGATCTACGCCGGTAACGCCATCGCTACCGTGCAGTCCTCGGCTGCCGTCAAGGTCATCACCGTACGTGGCACCGGCTTCGACGCCGCTGCTGCCGAAGGTGGTTCCGCTGCTGTTGAAGCGGTTTCCGGCCCGGCTGACGCCGGCAAGTCCGCCTTCGTGGGCGAAGAACTGGCCAAGTCCGACCGTCCGGAACTGACCGCTGCCAAGATCGTCGTTTCCGGCGGCCGCGGCATGGGCAATGGCGACAACTTCAAGATCCTCTACGCCCTGGCTGACAAGCTGGGCGCCGCTGTCGGTGCTTCCCGCGCCGCGGTCGACGCCGGCTTCGTGCCGAACGACATGCAGGTCGGCCAGACCGGCAAGATCGTTGCACCACAGCTGTACATCGCGGTGGGCATCTCCGGTGCCATCCAGCACCTGGCGGGCATGAAGGACTCCAAGGTGATCGTTGCGATCAACAAGGACGAAGAGGCGCCGATCTTCCAGGTTGCCGACTACGGTCTGGTGGGGGATCTTTTCGAGGCCGTGCCGAGCCTCGAAGCGGCCGTCTGA